The genomic region CTGCCGGCCCAGGGACAACGGCCTCGACCAAGCCACGGTCGGCGGCGTCCGACTTCACAGCTTTGCATCCCTGGGTGCCGCCCGCCCCAAACGGAACAGCCTTTGGCTGCACGATGAGACGACAAGTAATCAGTAGGGTTGAATCAATGCACATCCCCTATGTCTTCGGCATGCTGCGCTGTCATATTCGTGCCAGATCGCCCCGCTCATCTCGTTGCACCCATCAGGGGAAGGCAGGAACATGGGCAAATTCAGGTATGGAGCCGCGGCGTCGGTCGTGCTGGCCGCCTTGGGATCGCTCGCGGCCGCGGGAGGCACGGCTCACGCGGAAGCAGGTCAGGACACCATCAGCATGCTGAAGCAGGAGAAGACTCAGTGGTGCTGGGTCGCCTCCGGGCTGACCATCGCCAAGTTCCAGGGCTTCGGCTCCACACAGACGGACTTCTGCAACCGGGCCCAGCCCTACTACGGCTGTAACAACCAGCCCGCCACGCTGGACGACATGGCCAGGGGCTGGAGCAGCCTCGGCATGGCCCACACCGGCTCGGGCCTGAGCAGCGCGGCCACGTTCAGCCAGGTGTACACCGACGTCAAGGCGGCCCGACCGATCGGTGCCCGCATCGGGTGGACGTCCGGCGGCGGCCACATGAACGTGGTCTACGGCTTCGACACGTCGAACAACACGATCGCCGTGGCCGACCCGTGGCCGGACACCACCACGTACACGTGGTGGAACTACAACGACTACGTGAGCAACAGCTCGTCCAAGTGGACCCACTCCCGCATCGGTATCTCCCGCTAAGGCAGGCGACATGCGCGACACCAAAATGTCCAGCAAGCGGGCGGACTCTCGCATCTCCCGCCTGTCCATCGTCATCGCACTGAGTGCATCCGCACTGTTGTCCGTCGCCGGTCCGGCTCATGCGGCCCCGGCCAAGGACCCTCTCCCCGCCGACATCCCCGACTATCATGCCGCCCTCAATGCAGTGAAGTCCTCCGACGTCCGCAACGCCGTCTGCCGTTTCCTGCGCACTCCGGTGCCTACCGGCGGCGCCGACGGGCCGGTGCAGACGATCCCCGAAACGACCGAGCCGTGCCAGGACCTCCCGGTCTTCACGATCAAGGACCCGGTGGCACGGAACGAGATCACCCCCGAGTTCGTCGCGGGCACCGCCAAGCCACTTCCCACCGAGGCGATCAAGCTGACGCAGCTGGTCTCCTCGCTGAGCACCACCGTCAACGGCCGCAACGCGACCGTCATGCTCGCCCCCACTCAGGGCGGCGGCTGGCACCTGGCGGCCATCCGCGACGGCGACAGCGACGCCACATACGCCAGCAAGGCCACCCTGGGCACGCTGGTCTTCACCGAGCCGCAGATCCGCGGCTGGTACCAACTCAAGCTCACCACCGTTGAGCCACTCAACGACGAGGCCCGGCAAGGCATGGGCGGCCAGACGGCGGTGTCGCTCAGCGACTACCAGAAACTGGTCAAGGCCCGCTACGCCGACAAGCTGCCGGGCTCGGAGTACGACACCAACGGCTACTCCAGCGGCTACAGCCCCCAGCGCAGGGTGGACGACGCCTCGTCCTCCGCCCTGCTACTTGCCAGCGGTTCCAGCGCGGCACTCGCCCTCGCGGGCGGAGCCGCCGTCCTCCGCCGACGGCGCACAAGCACAGGTTGAACCCCACCCCGTACGCCCCCTCGCTCCGTCTCGGCCTGGGCAGCCAGCCGGGACGGAGGGAATCCCGGCCCGGCCGAACCACCACTCCGGCCGCCATGTCCTGCGCCGTCCAGGAAGCCTAGGACAGCGACTTTCAACCGCTCTGCGCGTTCGTTTTGACCCGGGCCGGCGGGACTTTCAGCGGGCGGCGGGCCGACTCCGCCAGGACCACATCCGGAGCAGGCAGCCGAAGGAGGCGCTGACAAAAGGAGGGGCACCTCCGGCGCCCCTGTGCGCCGACGCCGCTGAACCCTCAGACGGGGAGCGTCCGCCGGAGGCCGCCCCCGCGTCCGAGGCGCGCGACCGGCTCGAAGTATCAGATTCCTGATGAAGCATGGGAGAAGACGACCCCCTGGACTTCGGCCGGCCACCCGAGCGCTACCTGCGCGACATCATGGACGCGATCTTGTATGTGGACCGCACCGTCCCCAGTGGCGCTACATTCCGCACGACTGCCCCCACTCGAACACGGTCTCCGGATAATTCGCGAAGTGGGCGGAGGAGGGCGTGTTCGCCCAGCGGGGCGGCCTGCTCAGGCAGCTCTACGTCAGAAGGAAGGACGGGGCGCCGAACCGTCGGCCTGCGTGATCGACGCCCAGAGCGTCAAGAGGTCCACCAGCGTCCCCGTCTCCAGCCAGGGTATCGATGCCGGGAAGAACGGTGTCGGGAGGAAGCCGAGCATCGTGATCGACACGACCGGTCTCCTCCTCGCGGTCCCTGGTCACCGCGAGCTGGCGGCCCGGCTGCGGCCAGTCGGCTCCCGACATCACGTCGCTGAGCACCCCGGCGTCCAGAACGGGGCGCAGCCTGGCCTCGGCCCAGCCCGGAGTGATCTTGACGAACGTCCTCGCCACGTTCTTCCTCCTTGCCCAGCCTGTCCTTCTGGGCCGCGGCGTCCGGCGTCGGTGAGGGTCAGGAGCAGGCACATCGCCATCGCGGCCGACTGCGCGGCCTCGGCGACGGCTTCGGAGAACGGCTCGCCCACGGGCAAGGGGGCGGGGGTGGCAACAGGTAGTACTCCTCGTACTCGGTCAGCGGACCGGGACGGGCCCGGACGGTCCGGACC from Streptomyces sp. NBC_00190 harbors:
- a CDS encoding papain-like cysteine protease family protein, encoding MGKFRYGAAASVVLAALGSLAAAGGTAHAEAGQDTISMLKQEKTQWCWVASGLTIAKFQGFGSTQTDFCNRAQPYYGCNNQPATLDDMARGWSSLGMAHTGSGLSSAATFSQVYTDVKAARPIGARIGWTSGGGHMNVVYGFDTSNNTIAVADPWPDTTTYTWWNYNDYVSNSSSKWTHSRIGISR